One Salvelinus fontinalis isolate EN_2023a chromosome 11, ASM2944872v1, whole genome shotgun sequence DNA window includes the following coding sequences:
- the LOC129865247 gene encoding mitochondrial 10-formyltetrahydrofolate dehydrogenase-like, with protein sequence MLWTANRIIRKFSTSSNYYQNKLRLALIGQSLFGQEVYTNLRKQGHRVVGVFTVPDRDGKADPLAVVAEKDGTPVFKFPRWRVKGKPIPEVVEAYKAVGAELNVMPFCSQFIPMNVIDHPAHGSIIYHPSILPLHRGASAINWTLIQGDKKAGFSIFWADDGLDTGAILLQRECPVEPNDTVDSLYNRFLFPEGIKAMVESVQLIADGKAPRVPQTEEGASYEGIQKKSNSKVNLAQPAEAIHNWIRGHDKVPGAWAVIDGQTVTLYGSSMLGESVPAGQPLEIEGASQPGVVTKNGLVLYGSDSKALMVKNLQFEDGKMISAAKYFSSGDTASVELTDDEKKMAEEIRDIWKGILSNVAAIEETTDFFKSGAASMDVVRLVEEIKQKCVGLQLQNEDVYMATTFQDFIQMFVRRLRGEDQEEEMVIDYATKDVNNMTVKMPWQCFINGKFEDAENGKTADTINPADGSVICKVAYASVGDVDRAVAAAKEAFEVGPWGRMNPRDRGTLLYKLADLMEEHQEELATIESIDSGAVYTLALKTHVGMSIQTFRYFAGWCDKIQGKTIPINQARPNRNLTFTKKEPLGVCAIVIPWNYPLMMLAWKSAACLAAGNTLVLKPAQVTPLSALKFAELTVKAGIPKGVINIVPGSGGMVGQRLSDHPDIRKLGFTGSTPIGKQIMKSCALSNLKKVSLELGGKSPLIIFSDCDMDKAVRMGMSSVFFNKGENCIAAGRLFVEESIHDEYIRRVLEEIKKMKVGDPLDRSTDHGPQNHKAHMEKLVEYCEVGMKEGATLVYGGKQVDRPGFFMEPTLFTDVEDHMFIAKEESFGPIMVVSKFKDGDIDGVLNRANDTEFGLASGVFTRDINKAMYVSERLDAGTVFVNTYNKTDVASPFGGFKQSGFGKDLGEDALNEYLRTKAVTVEY encoded by the exons CGGTAGTGGCGGAGAAGGACGGGACGCCGGTCTTTAAGTTCCCGCGGTGGCGTGTCAAAGGGAAGCCCATCCCGGAAGTAGTGGAGGCCTACAAGGCGGTGGGGGCGGAACTCAACGTCATGCCCTTCTGCTCCCAGTTCATCCCCATGAACGTGATCGACCACCCGGCCCACGGTTCCATCAtctaccatccctccatcctgccCCTGCACCGCGGGGCCTCCGCCATCAactg GACTCTGATCCAGGGGGATAAGAAGGCTGGGTTCTCCATCTTCTGGGCTGATGACGGTCTGGACACCGGTGCCATCCTGCTCCAGAGAGAGTGTCCTGTGGAACCCAACGACACGGTGGACTCCCTCTACAATCGCTTCCTCTTTCCAGAGGGCATCAAGGCCATG GTGGAGTCAGTGCAGCTGATCGCTGATGGGAAGGCCCCACGCGTCCCCCAGACAGAGGAGGGGGCCAGCTACGAGGGTATCCAGAAGAAGTCCAACTCCAAG GTCAACCTAGCCCAGCCGGCAGAGGCTATCCACAACTGGATCCGTGGCCACGACAAAGTCCCCGGAGCGTGGGCAGTCATTGATGGTCAG aCTGTGACTCTGTACGGGTCGTCCATGCTGGGAGAGTCGGTGCCAGCCGGTCAGCCCCTGGAGATAGAGGGAGCGTCCCAGCCTGGTGTCGTCACCAAGAACGGGCTGGTTCTGTACGGGTCAGATAGCAAAGCG CTGATGGTGAAGAACCTGCAGTTTGAGGATGGGAAGATGATCTCTGCTGCTAAGTACTTCTCTTCAGGAGACACCGCCAGCGTGGAGCTGACTGATGACGAGAAGAAGATGGCAGAGGAGATACGA GACATCTGGAAAGGCATTCTGAGCAACGTTGCTGCCATCGAGGAAACCACAGACTTCTTCAAGTCAGGAGCTGCTTCTATGGACGTGGTCAG GCTAGTGGAGGAGATCAAGCAGAAGTGTGTAGGGTTGCAGCTGCAGAATGAGGACGTGTACATGGCCACCACCTTCCAGGACTTCATCCAGATGTTTGTGAGAAGGCTGAGGGGAGAGGACCAGGAGGAGGAGATGGTCATCGACTAT GCTACTAAAGACGTCAACAACATGACGGTGAAGATGCCTTGGCAGTGTTTCATCAATGGCAAGTTTGAGGACGCAGAGAACGGCAAGACCGCCGATACCATCAACCCTGCCGATGGCTCT GTGATCTGTAAGGTAGCCTACGCGTCAGTGGGAGATGTGGACCGGGCAGTAGCAGCAGCCAAAGAGGCCTTTGAGGTTGGCCCCTGGGGCAGGATGAACCCTAGAGATCGTGGCACCCTGCTGTACAA GCTGGCTGACCTTATGGAGGAGCACCAGGAGGAGTTGGCCACCATAGAGTCCATAGACTCTGGAGCTGTCTACACCCTGGCCCTGAAGACCCACGTAGGCATGTCCATCCAGACCTTCCGCTACTTCGCCGGCTGGTGCGACAAGATCCAG GGCAAGACGATACCCATCAACCAGGCCAGGCCCAATCGCAATCTGACCTTCACCAAGAAGGAACCTCTGGG TGTGTGCGCCATCGTCATTCCCTGGAACTACCCACTCATGATGCTGGCATGGAAGAGTGCCGCTTGCCTCGCAGCTGGAAACACACTGGTCCTGAAACCTGCACAG GTTACTCCTCTGTCAGCCCTGAAGTTTGCTGAGCTGACTGTGAAGGCTGGCATTCCCAAGGGAGTCATCAACATCGTTCCTGGCTCAG GTGGGATGGTGGGACAGCGCTTGTCTGACCACCCTGACATCCGTAAACTGGGCTTCACAGGCTCCACCCCTATCGGCAAACAGATCATGAAAAG CTGTGCGCTGAGTAACCTGAAGAAGGTTTCTCTGGAGCTAGGAGGGAAGTCTCCACTCATCATCTTCAGCGACTGTGACATGGACAAGGCTGTGCgcatg GGTATGAGTTCTGTGTTCTTTAACAAAGGAGAGAACTGCATCGCTGCTGGACGCCTGTTCGTGGAGGAGTCCATACATGACGAGTACATCAGGAGAGTG TTGGAGGAGATAAAGAAGATGAAAGTGGGTGATCCTCTGGACCGCTCCACGGACCACGGGCCCCAGAACCACAAGGCCCACATGGAAAAGCTGGTGGAGTACTGTGAGGTGGGCATGAAGGAGGGCGCCACGCTGGTGTACGGGGGCAAACAGGTGGACAGGCCAG GGTTCTTCATGGAGCCCACACTGTTCACAGACGTGGAGGATCACATGTTCATCGCCAAAGAGGAGTCCTTTGGCCCCATCATGGTGGTGTCCAAGTTCAAAGACGG TGACATAGATGGCGTGCTAAACAGAGCCAACGACACCGAGTTCGGCCTGGCGTCCGGCGTGTTCACGCGCGACATCAACAAGGCCATGTACGTGAGCGAGAGGCTGGACGCCGGGACCGTGTTCGTCAACACTTACAACAAGACCGACGTGGCATCGCCGTTCGGCGGTTTCAAACAGTCCGGCTTCGGCAAAGACCTTG GAGAGGATGCTCTTAACGAATACCTCAGGACCAAAGCAGTGACTGTGGAGTACTAA